CAGCAGGCGCTTGGCGTTTTCGATGCTTGGCTTGCGGTGGGCCACGTCCTGAGTAACCGGTGCCGTAGAACGCTTTGCTCTCTACGTCACGGAAACCGGCGAACGGCGGGAAGTTGCTGCGCAGCGGGTGGGCTTCGAACTGACGCAGCAGCTCTTCGCCCAGTTGGCGGATGCTGGCTTCGTTTTCCGGGTTGCCGATGTTGATGATCTGGCCGTTGCACACATCGTTGTCGTTATCAATGATGCGCGCCAGCGCTTCGATACCGTCGGCGATGTCAGTGAAGCAGCGTTTCTGCTCGCCGCCGTCGAACAGGCGGATCGGCGTGCCTTCCACCAGGTTCAGGATCAGCTGGGTGATCGCACGGGAGCTGCCGATACGTGCCGAATCCAGACGGTCCAGGCGCGGGCCCATCCAGTTGAATGGACGGAACAGCGTGAAGTTCAGGCCCTTGGCGCCGTAGGCCCAGATCACCCGGTCCAGCAGTTGTTTGGAGACCGAGTAGATCCAACGCTGCTTGTTGACTGGGCCAACTACCAGGTTGGAGGTGTCCTCGTCGAAGTATTGGTCCTGGCACATGCCATAGACTTCGGAGGTCGACGGGAAGATCACGCGCTTGTTGTACTTGACGCAGTAGCGCACCAGCTTGAGGTTTTCTTCGAAGTCCAGCTCGAACACGCGCAGTGGGTTGCGGGTGTATTCGATGGGCGTGGCGATGGCCACCAGCGGCAGGACCACGTCGCACTTCTTGATGTGGTACTCGATCCACTCGGTGTGGATGCTGATATCGCCTTCCACGTAATGGAAATTCGGGTGGCTGCGCAGGCGCTCGATGGCGTCGGAGCCGATGTCCAGGCCGTAGACTTCGTAACGGTCGTCACGCAGCAGGCGCTCGGACAAGTGGTTACCGATAAAGCCGTTCACGCCCAGGATCAGTACGCGGGTACGGCGGGGCTTGCGGCCCGACTCGGCACCGCGCAGCACGGAGCCGTCCACCAGGCCCAATTCGTTGGCCAGGGAGGGGCCGGCCAGGTACAGGCCGTTGTCGTTGCGCTGGCCGAACTTGACCACCAACGAGTCTTCACCGCAGGCAATGCGCAGCGGGTTGACGCTGATCACACGGCCAGGGGCCAGGCCCTCGTTGCCCTTGATCACGTCGGCTTGCCACACGATCAGCTTGTGCTCGCCCACGGCGCAGAAGGCGCCCGGGTACGGTTGCGTCACGGCGCGCACCAGGTTGAACAGCTCTTCAGCCGGTTGTTTCCAGTCCAGCTTGCCATCGGCGGCGGTGCGGCGGCCGAAGTAGGTGGCCTGGCTTTCGTCCTGGGCGGTTTCAGTCAGCTTGCCTTGGGCCAATTGCGGCAGGGCATCGCGCAGCAGGTTGCTGGCGGCGTCGCGCAGTTTGGCGTGCAGGGTCAGGCCGGTGTCGCTGCGCTCGATGATGACTTTTTGCTGAGCCAGGATCGCGCCGGCATCGGCACGCTTGACCATACGGTGCAGGGTCACGCCGGTTTCGGTTTCACCTTTTACCAGCACCCAGTTGGCCGGAGCGCGACCACGGTATTTGGGCAGCAGCGAGCCGTGCAGGTTGAACGCACCTTTACTGGCGGTGGCCAGCAATTGCTCGCTCAGCAGGTTGCGGTAGTAGAACGAGAAGATGAACTCCGGGTTGAGCTTGGCGATGCGCTCGATCCACAGTGGGTGGTTGGCGTCTTCCGGGGCGTGCACCGGGATGCCGTTGCGGGCGCAGAGTTGGGCGACGGAACCGTAGAAGTTGTTTTCCTTGGGGTCATCGGCATGGGTGAACACAGCAGCAATTTCGTAACCGGTATTGAGCAGCGCTTCGATGCCTGCACAACCAATATCGTGGTACGCGAATACAACAGCTTTTGAACTCATGATTAGACCTGATCAGCAGAAGTAGAGGTATGGGAGGACACCAGGCCGTCAACGACGACCACGGGAGCCGGTGCTGCCGGTTGGTTGCGCAGCACTTTTTCAATAAAGAACCGGGGGCGGGCGCGCACATCGCTGTACATGCGGCCCAGGTATTCACCCAAGAGGCCCATGCCGATGAATTGGCCACCGGTGAACACGAACAGCACGGCGAACAAGACGAACAGGCCGTCGCCCGCCCAGTCGGCGCCGAAGGCCAGGCGCATGACGATCAAGGCGAAGGCAAAAAACACCCCGAGCGCAGCCAGGCTGAAGCCGACGATGGACAGCAGGCGCAGCGGGGTGGTGGTCATGCAGGTCAGCAGGTCGAACATCAGGCTGATCAGGCGCATGGCACTGTATTTGGATTCGCCGTGTTCACGCTCGGCGTGGTGCACCAGGATCTCGGTGGTGTGGCGGGCAAAGCCGTTGGCCAGGATCGGGATAAAGGTGCTGCGCTCGCGGCAGGCAAGCATCGCGTCGACGATGGTGCGCCGGTAAGCGCGCAGCATGCAGCCGTAGTCGGTCATGGCCACGCCGGTGGAGCGTTGCACCGCCAGGTTGATCAGGCGCGAAGGCCAGCGGCGAAAGGCCGAGTCCTGGCGGTTGTTGCGTACGGTGGCAACCACGTCGTAACCCAGGGCGGCTTGCTCGACCAGGCGCGGGATTTCTTCGGGCGGATTCTGCAAGTCGGCGTCTAGGGTAATCACCACCTCGCCACGGCACTGCTCGAAACCGGCCATGATCGCCGCATGCTGGCCGTAGTTACGGTTAAGGATCACCGCGACCACGTTGCTGCCCTCCTGCTCGGCGGCGTCTTCCAGCAGTTGGGCTGAATTGTCGCGGCTACCGTCATCCACCAGGATGATTTCGTATTCGTAGGCCAGTTGCTGACAAGCTGCGGTGGTGCGACGCAGCAATTCAGGCAGGCTTTCTTGTTCGTTGTAGACCGGGATAACGATCGACACGCAATGAATAGGGTAGGGTTTCAAAGATTCATGACCTCGGGGGTTAGAGCAACTTGGAGCGTGAAAACAGCAATAATCATTGGGCGAATGTTTAGCCCGTTGATAAAACACGGCGCTAAAGGTGATGCGTAATCAACAGGTTAGACGGTGTAGCGGAATTTGCCCTGAAGTTTCATGTTTAAGATTAAGCGCAAAAATGTTGAACAGATATGAAAGGCAGATGAAAAACTCGTTTATTTGACAGGTAGACAGCTAGGGTTCAGCTAAACGAACAGGGGCGTTGCAGCGGGTATTTGGCCAGCCAAGTAAGAACTGTCCGCAGGGCGTTTGGTTCATCTGGCTTGCGCCGTACACGTCGGGGAACTTTATTGAAGAATCTTCTCTGCACTGGGCGCCAAGTGCCGGTAAAGTAAGCCGTCTCTTGCCAGGGTAGTCGGATGAATAGCGTGCAGCTTTTACGCGGCCAGTTGCGGCCAGTGTTGATGGGGTTGTTGATGACCGTTGCGTGTGTCACCACCGTGCGGGCCGATGAGGGCGTTGCGCTCACCAGCATCGACGAGGTGCCTGAGGGTGTGGAAGTACGGGGCAAGCAGATCGCCGCGTACACCTGGGAGGATCGCCAGGGCAAGAACCTGCTGGTGCTTGCCGAGCAGGTCAGCGAGCGCGATGACGACGGCACCCAGTCGGCGTTTGTGTACGCGGCCCAGTACCTGATCGACGGCAACCGCCCCAAACGCGTGTGGATGCTCTATGACGACGTGCAGCATTGCGAATTCGACGCGTCCCTGCGCTTCGACAGGGCTGCGACCAAGGTCACCGACCTGACTGGCGATGGCATTACCCAAGCCACGGTAGGGTATTCGCGCACCTGTACCAGCGATGTCAGCCCCAATGAATTCAAGTTGATCATGCACGTGGGCAAGTCCCAGAAATACCGCCTGCGCGGCGTCGACCGCGTGGGCGCCAGCTGGTGGGACGAAGAGGCCGGCGCGCTGCGGGGCATGCCGTTACCCAAGGATTGCAGCGTAGCCGGCCAGCAGGCGCTGGTCAGCCAGTACAAGGAGCAGGGCACCGAGCTGCCATTGCCGGGCTGCTATGGCGAGGAGAAGGATTTTGCCAAGGCGCCGGAGGCTTACCTGGCCTTCATGCGCCAGCACTGGTTCGCGCTGATGCAGAAGCAGGACACCGAATGGAGCCAGACCCAGACTCAGCCTCAAGACCCCGTCGAGGATGAAGATAGCGCCCCATGATTTGGTGCGGGCGCGCAGGGTGCGCTAGACTCAGCCTTCGCCAATTCACTAAATATCTCGATTAAACAATGGCTTGTCCGAGGTATTTAATCCAAAGGCTGATTTATTTTGACTGAGTCTATCCGCAACCCGCTGACCCTTTACCTCACCCGCCTGGCGCCGTCCAGCCAACTGACCATGCGTTATGTGCTGCAGGACGCCGCCGACCGCCTGGGCTTCGAGGACATCAACCTTGAAGACATCGACTGGCACCTGCTGCAGCCCGAACACGTCATCGCATTGGTCGCCGCGTTACGCGAGGATGGTTATGCGCCGAATACCTCGTCGCTCTACGTGAATGCGGTGCGCGGGGTGATGAATGAAGCCTGGCGCTTGAGCCTGATCAGCCAGGAACACCTGTTGCGCATGCGCACCGTCAAGGCCGCGCCCGGCACCCGTTTGGGCCAGGGCCGCAACCTGCGACGTACGCTGATCCGCGAAATGATGGAGGTCTGCGCCGCCGACCCACGCCCCCAGGGCCTGCGGGACGCAGCGGTGATCGGCATCCTGTATGGCTCGGGCATGCGTAAGTCGGAGTCGGTCAACCTGGACCTGGCGCAGATCAACTTCGACGAGCGCAGCTTGCGGGTGATCGGCAAAGGCAACAAAGAGCTGATCAAGTACGCGCCGGATTGGGCATTCGCCAAATTGCAGGCATGGCTGGCGTTTCGCCGCGAGCAGCTCAAGGAAGGCGAGCAGGATGACGCCTTTCTGTTCAACCGTATCCGCCGGGGCAGCCATATCACCCGCGAGCGCATCACCAAGCATGCGATCTACTACATCGCCCGCCAGCGCGGTGAGCAGGTGGGGGTCAAGATCATGCCTCATGACTTTCGCCGCTCGTTCATCACCCGCGTAATCGAGGAGCATGACCTGTCGATCGCGCAGAAACTGGCGCACCACACCAATATCCAGACCACCGCCAGCTATGACGTGCGTGACGACAATGAGCGGCGGCGGGCGGTGGATCGGTTTGACCTGTAACGTCAGGCAGGGTGAAGACCCAAAATGTGGGAGCGGGCTTGCTCGCGAAGGCGGTGTATCTGTCACTGGACCTGTGACTGACATACCGCATTCGCGAGCAAGCCCGCTCCCACAAAGGATTGGTGTAAAGGTTAGAGGATCGGCTTGCCGCCAGTGACGGCATACCGCGAACCGGAAATGTAGCTGGCTTCATCCGAGGCCAACAGTACATAAATCGGTGCCACTTCCACCGGTTGGCCAGGGCGACCCAGCGGGGTTTCACTGCCGAAGCTCTGCACGTCATCATCGGGCATGGTCGCCACGATCAGCGGCGTCCAGATCGGGCCCGGCGCCACACTGTTGACGCGAATGCCCTGGCTGCCGAGCAACTGCGCCAGGCCCCCGGTGAAGTTGGCGATCGCGCCCTTGGTGGCGGCATAGGCCAGCAGGGTCGGCTTGGGCATGTCGGAATTGACCGAGCTGGTGTTGATGATCGAGCTGCCGGCCTTCATATGCGGCAGCGCGGCCTTGCAGATGCGAAACATCGCGGTGATGTTGATATCGAAGGTTTTGACCCATTCCTCATCCTCGATTTCTTCAAGGGTTTCGTGGGTCATCTGGAACGCGGCGTTATTGACCAGCACGTCGATGCGGCCGAATTGCTCAACTGTTTTGTCGACCAGCTCTTGGCACACGCTTTTCTGCGCGATATCACCCGGCAGCAACAGGCATTGGCGGCCGGCTTCTTCGACCCAGCGCGCAGTTTCGCGGGCGTCCTCATGTTCATCCAGGTAGGCGATAGCCACGTCAGCCCCTTCACGCGCAAACGCGATGGCCACTGCACGTCCGATGCCGCTGTCGGCACCGGTGATCAGCGCGATCTTGTTGGCCAACCGCCCGGAGCCTTTGTAGCTCTGTTCGCCGCAATCCGGGTACGGGTCCATTTTCTTTTGTGAACCGGGCACGTTCTGCGCTTGCGGGGCGAAGGGTGGGCGAGGGTAGTCAGTCATTTCAATCTCCATAGGTTTGCAAGGGTGCTATGGGATTAGTAGTTTCACGCCGGGCGATAGTTGTAACGGATGCCGCGCAAGCCCGACGAGTGGTTGGCTTTAAGCTTATGCATAAACGGTATTTCCAACGGCGCCATTAGACTTCTTAAGATCACGTCATAACTCGTTATGACAAGTGACCTTGATGAACGATTCCAGCCTCTCCCCGCTGTCCAGCATTCCCTTGCATGCGCAACTGCGTGACCTGTTGCGCAGCCGCATTCTCGACGGTGAATACGCCCCCAATACTCAAATGCCTTCCGAGAGCGAGCTGGGCACGCGCTTCAACGTCAGCCGTATCACCGTGCGCCAGGCGTTGGGCGATCTGCAAAAAGAGGGTTTGATCTACAAGATTCACGGTAAAGGCACGTTTGTCTCCAAGCCCAAGGCCTTCCAGAACGTCAGCACCTTGCAGGGCCTGGCCGAATCCATGACCGAGCGCGGCTATGAAGTGATCAACCGCTTGCGCAGTTTCCGTTTCGTGCCGGCCGACAAACAGGTGGCCGAGCGTCTGGGCGTGGAGGAGGGCACCGTGGTTGCGCAAATCAAGCGGGTGCGCCTGATCAACCGTGAGCCGGTGTCGCTGGAAATCACCTACCTGCCACAACCCCTCGGCGAGCGCCTGGAAAAGGCTGACCTGGTCACCCGCGACATCTTCCTGATCCTCGAAAACGACTGCGGCCTGCAGCTGGGGCATGCCGATGTGGCCATCGACGCGGTACTGGCCGACAGCGACCTGACCCAGGCACTGAATGTAGAACCGGGCTCACCGATCATGCACATCGAGCGCCTGACCCACACCGCCGACGGCCAGCCGGTGGACTTTGAACACCTGTACTACCGTGGCGACGCTTTCCAGTATCGCCTGCGCATCGACCGTGAACGAGGAAGCCGCCCGTGAGCCGCCAAACCCTGGAACTGGAATACGACATCGTGGTGATCGGCGGCGGCACGGCCGGGCCGATGGCGGCGATCAAAGCCAAGGAAGCCAACAGCAACCTGCGCGTGTTGCTGGTAGACAAAGCCAACGTCAAGCGCAGCGGCGCGATCAGCATGGGCATGGACGGGCTGAACAACGCGATCATCCCCGGCCACTCGACGCCTGAGCAGTACACCAAGGAAATCACCATCGCCAACGACGGCATCGTCAACCAGGCGGCGGTGTACGCCTATGCCACCCACAGTTTCGAGACCATCGAGCAACTGGACCGCTGGGGCGTGAAGTTCGAAAAGGACGAGACCGGCGACTACGCGGTGAAAAAAGTCCATCACATGGGCGCCTACGTGCTGCCGATGCCTGAGGGTCATGACATCAAGAAGGTGCTGTACCGCCAGCTCAAGCGCGCCCGAGTGACGATCACCAACCGCCTGGTGTGCACGCGTTTGCTGACCGACAGCGAAGGCGCGGTAAACGGCGTGATGGGCTTTGATTGCCGCACCGCCGACTTCCAGGTGATCAAGGCCAAGGCGGTGATCCTGTGCTGCGGCGCAGCGGGCCGCCTGGGCTTGCCATCGTCGGGTTACCTGATGGGCACTTATGAAAACCCGACCAATGCCGGAGACGGCTACGCCATGGCCTACCACGCGGGCGCTGAGCTGGCGAACCTGGAGTGCTTCCAGATCAACCCGTTGATCAAGGATTACAACGGCCCGGCCTGCGCCTATGTGACGGGCCCGCTGGGCGGCTACACCGCCAATAACAAGGGCGAGCGCTTTATCGAGTGCGACTACTGGAGCGGCCAGATGATGTGGGAGTTCCACCAGAACTCGAAAGCGGCAATGGCCCGGTGTTCCTCAAGCTCGACCATTTGGCCGAGGAGACCATCCAGAACATCGAAACCATCCTGCACAGCAACGAGCGGCCGAGCCGTGGCCAGTTCCACGCCAACCGCGGCACTGATTACCGCAGCGACATGGTGGAAATGCACATCTCCGAGATTGGTTTCTGCAGCGGGCATTCGGCCTCCGGCGTGTGGGTGAACGAACGTGCCGAGACCTCGGTGAAAGGCTTGTATTCAGCCGGCGACATGGCGGCGGTGCCGCATAACTACATGCTGGGCGCTTTTACCTACGGTTGGTTCGCCGGCACCAACGCGGCCCAGTATGTGGTGGAGAAAGACTTCAGCGCGGTGAATGCCGAGCAGGTCGCCGCCGAACAGGCCCGCGTGTATGCGCCGCTGGACCGCGAGACCGGCCTGCCGCCGGCGCAGGTCGAGTACAAGCTGCGCCGTTTCGTGAACGACTACCTGCAGCCGCCCAAGGTCACCCGCAAGATGGAAATCGGCCTGCAGCGTTTCAGTGACATCGAGCGCGACCTCGACCAGATGAAAGCCCACAACCCCCATGAGCTGATGCGTGCCATGGAAACCAGCGTGATCCGCGACTGCGCCGAAATGGCCGCCCGCGCCTCGCTGTACCGCGCCGAAAGCCGCTGGGGCCTGTACCACCACCGCGTCGATCACCCGCAACGCAATGACGCCGAATGGTTTTGCCATTGCCACCTGAAAAAAGGCGATGACGGCCAGATGGTCAGCTTCAAGAAACCCGTGGAGCCCTACGTGATCCCGCTGGACGCCGAAGAAATGCAAGCCTACGACCGCCTGCGTGTAGGGGCTGATGCTGCCTGAGATAGAACCCTGTACCTGTGAGGGAGCAAGCTCCCTCGCCACAGGTTATTCGCCACAGAGAACAGAGAGCGCAAACATGCGCCCAGGACACCGTGAAATGGCCTACCAACCCCAGGAAATATTCTTCCGATCCAACGCGCCGGTGACGATCGACGAAGACAAGTGCATCGCCGAAAAAGGCTGCACCGTCTGCGTCGACGTGTGCCCGATGGACCTGTTGGCGATCAATCCCGCAACGCAGAAGGCGTACATGGCGTTCGACGAATGCTGGTACTGCATGCCGTGTGAGAAGGATTGCCCCACCGGCGCAGTCAAGGTCGAGATCCCGTACCTGCTGCGCTGAGCGTTTCGACTCAAAGCCATCCGCCAACACCGGACGCCAATGCCGTACCCCCTCGTTTCCCACCGTGCCTGATCACGGCGGAGACGATCCTATAACCATGATTCGAGGGGAAACACCCAATGTTCTTGCGCGCAACCTTTACCAGCCTGGTGCTGGCTTCCTTGAGCCTGTCGGTACAGGCGCAAACGATCCGGGTCGCCATCGGCACCCAGGACACCACCATCAACTGCGCGGCCGGCGGCTTGCTGATCCGCGAGTTGGGCCTGCTCGACAAGTACTTGCCGCATGACGGCAAGTACAAGGACGCCACCTACGATATCCAGTGGAAAAACTTCACCAGTGGCGCGCCGCTGACCAATGAAATGGTGGCCGGCAAGCTCGATTTCGGCGCCATGGCCGATTTCCCCGGGGCCTTCAACGGCGTGGCGTTTGAGGGCGCGGGCAAGCACAGCCTGTTTATCAGCGTGCTGTCGGGCAATATCAAAGGCAGTGGCAACGGCATCGTGGTGCCGACCGAGTCCAGCGCCCAGTCGTTGGCCGACCTGAAAGGCAAGACCATCTCGGTGCCGTTTGCGTCCACCGCCCACGGCATGCTGCTGCGTGCCGTCGCAGCGCAAGGCTGGGACCCGCTCAAGGACGTGAACATCATCGCCCAGGCCCCGGAAGTGGCGGGCTCGGCGCTGCAAGCCAACAAAATCGAGGCACATGCCGACTTTGTGCCGTTTGCCGAGCTGTTTCCCAACCGGGGGTTCGCCCGCAAGATCTATGACGGTTCGCAGTCCAACACGCCGACCTTCCACGGTGCCCTGGTGGACGAAAGCTACGCCCTCCAGTACCCGGAAGTGGTGGTCGCCTACCTGCGTGCAAGTCTCGAAGCCAATCAGTTGCTGGCGGCGGAACCGGAGCAATACAGCGAACTGATCGAGAAAGTCACCGGCGTCGAAGCCGAGGTCAACTACCTGTTCCACGGCCCGCTCGGCGTGCAAACCCGTGACCTGAGCTGGAAGCCGGAATACCGCCAGGCCGTCGGCACCGCCATCGACACCCTCAAGCTGCTGAAAAAAGCCGACCGTGGCCTGGACCTCAATACCTTTATCGATGACCAGTACATCCGTGCGGCCTTCAAGGCGTCCGGCCTGGACTATCAAGCACAGTTGGGCAATTACGCCCAGGCCCCGCTCAAGGCCAACGATGCGTTGACCGGCAAGCCCATCAGCGACTGGAAACACGTGGCGCAAATCTGGGTGAAAGGCGAGCCCAAGGTGCGTGACTACGCGTCAGCCGAATCGGCGTTCAGTGCATTGGCCAGCTTGAAAAAAGAAGGCAAGGAGGTGCGTGCGGTGTACGCCCAGGCCGAAGACAGCGGCATCAAGTTGCTCGCCAACCAAGCCTGGTTCGCCAGTGATCGCCAAGGCAACTTGAGTGCGTTCCTGCTCAAGGGCCAGGCACAGCAGTTCGCTGACGCCGAGGGCGGCAAGGTGTTCGATTTCACCAGTGCCGGCGCCCAGGCCGTGGCCGGTCGCTGACATGTCGACTGCAGCTTACCGCTGGTTACTGCGCGCGGCCTCGCTGCTGGTGTGCCTCGGGTTTTGGCAACTCGCTGCCAGCCAACATTGGGACCTGTGGCTGGTGACCTTTGCCAACGTACCCACCCCAGGCGCCGTGGTGGAGGCGGCGCTGGGCCTGGTGGACTCGGGCAAGTTGGCCCGGCATTTGAGTGCCAGCCTGACCCGGGTCTTCGAAGGTTACCTGGCCGCCGTGCTGGTGGGGGTTGGTCTGGGCATCGCCATCGGTCGTTCGAAATGGGCTGAAGATATGCTGCTGCCGCCCCTGGAAGTGATCCGCCCGATTCCGGCGGTGGCGTGGATACCGTTGGCGATCCTGATGTTTCCATCCTCGGAGCTGTCGATGGTGTTCATCACCTTTACCGGCGCGCTGTTTCCGATCCTGCTGAACACCGTACATGGCGTCGAAGGCGTCGACCCTCGGTTGATTGCTTCAGCCCGCAGCCTGGGGGCAGGGCCGGTCGCGATCCTGTGGGAAGTGGTGGTGCCGGGCGCTGCGCCGAGCATCATTACCGGGCTGGCCATCGGGATGGGCACCTCGTGGTTCTGCCTGGTGACGGCAGAGATGATCTCCGGGCAGTTTGGCATCGGCTATTACACCTGGGAGTCGTACACCATCCAGAACTATGCCGACATTGTGGTCGGCATGCTGTTGATCGGCGTGCTGGGCATGGGCAGCAGCTGGCTGGTCAAGCGCCTGGGCGCCGTGTTCACCCCCTGGCACCGTTCGCGAGGTAAAGCCTGATGGAAGGAAGGATTCAAATCAGCGGGTTGTCGATTGTGCTGGGCGAGCAGGCGCAGGCGTTCGAAGCGGTCAAGGCGCTGGATTGCAGCATCGAGCCCGGGCAATTCGTGTGCATCCTCGGCCCGTCGGGCTGTGGCAAGTCAACCCTGCTTGGCGCGCTGGCCGGCCACCTGGTGCCGAGCCAGGGCACGTTGCAGATGGATGGGCAGCCGGTGATCGGCCCGTCACAGCAGCGCGGCATGGTGTTCCAGCAGCACACGCTGTTCCCGTGGCGCAGCGTGCGCGAGAACGTCGCGTTCGGCTTGAAGATGCGCGGCGTGGGCAAGGCTGAACGTTTGGCGGCAGCCGACGAGATCCTGGCCCTGGTCGGGCTTGAAGGGTTTGCCGAGCGTTGGCCGAACCAGCTGTCGGGCGGCATGCAGCAGCGCGTGGAAATCGCCCGGGTGCTGGTCAACCGCCCACGTCTGTTGCTGATGGACGAGCCGTTCGGCGCACTGGACGCGCTGACCCGCATGAAGATGCAGGCCTTGTTGCTGGAGATCTGGACGCGCATCCGCACCACCGTGGTGTTTGTTACCCACGACATCGATGAAGCGCTGTTCCTGGCCGATCGCATCCTGGTGATGAGCCCGCGCCCGGGGCGCATTATCGAAGACTTCCCGCTGGATTTTGCTCGGCCGCGCCATACCGAACTGATGACCACCCCCGAATTCACTCACCTCAAGCGCCATTGCCTGGAACTGCTGCACCATGAAGATGGCCGCCAGTTGCCTCGCCTGAACCCGCTCGGGCTGCCCACCGATCATTCAACACCGCGATTTGCCATATGACCTATAACCCGGAAATAGAAGCCCTGCGCCCGCGCCTGCAAGCCTCGGACGCCGGCATGCGCCGCATTGCCCTGATCGACCTGGCCGACCTCGAAGACCCCGACAGCCTTGAGTGGCTGGTGGACAGCCTGCGTAACGATCCGTCGGTTGATGTACGTGCCCAGGCGGCCACCTTGCTGGAAGCCTGGGAAGACGACGAGGTGGTGCAGGCGTTGTGCGAGGCGCTTACGGATGCCGAGCCGCCCGTGCGCGAGGCGGCTGCCCAGAGCCTGAGTGTATTGAAAACCGCCGAGGCGGGGGCGTTGCTGCTGCCCTGGACCGAGCATGCCGAGGTGAGCGTGCGCACCGCGATATTCCGTGCATTGCGCGAGTTGCGCCTGGCCGCTGCGGCCCCGGCGGCGTTGCGGGCATTGGCGGACGCCGATGCGGGTATCCGGCGTGAAGCGGTAGGCGTACTGGGTTGGCTCAAGCACTTGCCGGCGCTTGGGGCCCTTGCCACCTTGGCCAGCAGCGATCCGGACACCGAAGTGCGCCGCGCCGCCACCGGTGCCCTGGGCCTGGCGAATGACGATCAGGTGCTGCCGGCGCTGCACCTGGCATTGCTGGACCCGGCCTGGCAAGTCCGTGAAGAAGCCGCCACC
The genomic region above belongs to Pseudomonas poae and contains:
- a CDS encoding ABC transporter permease — protein: MSTAAYRWLLRAASLLVCLGFWQLAASQHWDLWLVTFANVPTPGAVVEAALGLVDSGKLARHLSASLTRVFEGYLAAVLVGVGLGIAIGRSKWAEDMLLPPLEVIRPIPAVAWIPLAILMFPSSELSMVFITFTGALFPILLNTVHGVEGVDPRLIASARSLGAGPVAILWEVVVPGAAPSIITGLAIGMGTSWFCLVTAEMISGQFGIGYYTWESYTIQNYADIVVGMLLIGVLGMGSSWLVKRLGAVFTPWHRSRGKA
- a CDS encoding ABC transporter substrate-binding protein, whose protein sequence is MFLRATFTSLVLASLSLSVQAQTIRVAIGTQDTTINCAAGGLLIRELGLLDKYLPHDGKYKDATYDIQWKNFTSGAPLTNEMVAGKLDFGAMADFPGAFNGVAFEGAGKHSLFISVLSGNIKGSGNGIVVPTESSAQSLADLKGKTISVPFASTAHGMLLRAVAAQGWDPLKDVNIIAQAPEVAGSALQANKIEAHADFVPFAELFPNRGFARKIYDGSQSNTPTFHGALVDESYALQYPEVVVAYLRASLEANQLLAAEPEQYSELIEKVTGVEAEVNYLFHGPLGVQTRDLSWKPEYRQAVGTAIDTLKLLKKADRGLDLNTFIDDQYIRAAFKASGLDYQAQLGNYAQAPLKANDALTGKPISDWKHVAQIWVKGEPKVRDYASAESAFSALASLKKEGKEVRAVYAQAEDSGIKLLANQAWFASDRQGNLSAFLLKGQAQQFADAEGGKVFDFTSAGAQAVAGR
- a CDS encoding ferredoxin family protein, which gives rise to MAYQPQEIFFRSNAPVTIDEDKCIAEKGCTVCVDVCPMDLLAINPATQKAYMAFDECWYCMPCEKDCPTGAVKVEIPYLLR
- a CDS encoding GntR family transcriptional regulator; this translates as MNDSSLSPLSSIPLHAQLRDLLRSRILDGEYAPNTQMPSESELGTRFNVSRITVRQALGDLQKEGLIYKIHGKGTFVSKPKAFQNVSTLQGLAESMTERGYEVINRLRSFRFVPADKQVAERLGVEEGTVVAQIKRVRLINREPVSLEITYLPQPLGERLEKADLVTRDIFLILENDCGLQLGHADVAIDAVLADSDLTQALNVEPGSPIMHIERLTHTADGQPVDFEHLYYRGDAFQYRLRIDRERGSRP
- a CDS encoding SDR family oxidoreductase, with product MTDYPRPPFAPQAQNVPGSQKKMDPYPDCGEQSYKGSGRLANKIALITGADSGIGRAVAIAFAREGADVAIAYLDEHEDARETARWVEEAGRQCLLLPGDIAQKSVCQELVDKTVEQFGRIDVLVNNAAFQMTHETLEEIEDEEWVKTFDINITAMFRICKAALPHMKAGSSIINTSSVNSDMPKPTLLAYAATKGAIANFTGGLAQLLGSQGIRVNSVAPGPIWTPLIVATMPDDDVQSFGSETPLGRPGQPVEVAPIYVLLASDEASYISGSRYAVTGGKPIL
- a CDS encoding HEAT repeat domain-containing protein; the protein is MTYNPEIEALRPRLQASDAGMRRIALIDLADLEDPDSLEWLVDSLRNDPSVDVRAQAATLLEAWEDDEVVQALCEALTDAEPPVREAAAQSLSVLKTAEAGALLLPWTEHAEVSVRTAIFRALRELRLAAAAPAALRALADADAGIRREAVGVLGWLKHLPALGALATLASSDPDTEVRRAATGALGLANDDQVLPALHLALLDPAWQVREEAATTLGKVGSINAGDALVAALADEYWQVRLRATRSLGRLRYLPALEALIQTLGHSISNLRKEAALALGELGDRQALVALRDAADDGDPEVRKAVRIALAQLQ
- the arnC gene encoding undecaprenyl-phosphate 4-deoxy-4-formamido-L-arabinose transferase; its protein translation is MKPYPIHCVSIVIPVYNEQESLPELLRRTTAACQQLAYEYEIILVDDGSRDNSAQLLEDAAEQEGSNVVAVILNRNYGQHAAIMAGFEQCRGEVVITLDADLQNPPEEIPRLVEQAALGYDVVATVRNNRQDSAFRRWPSRLINLAVQRSTGVAMTDYGCMLRAYRRTIVDAMLACRERSTFIPILANGFARHTTEILVHHAEREHGESKYSAMRLISLMFDLLTCMTTTPLRLLSIVGFSLAALGVFFAFALIVMRLAFGADWAGDGLFVLFAVLFVFTGGQFIGMGLLGEYLGRMYSDVRARPRFFIEKVLRNQPAAPAPVVVVDGLVSSHTSTSADQV
- a CDS encoding tyrosine-type recombinase/integrase; translated protein: MTESIRNPLTLYLTRLAPSSQLTMRYVLQDAADRLGFEDINLEDIDWHLLQPEHVIALVAALREDGYAPNTSSLYVNAVRGVMNEAWRLSLISQEHLLRMRTVKAAPGTRLGQGRNLRRTLIREMMEVCAADPRPQGLRDAAVIGILYGSGMRKSESVNLDLAQINFDERSLRVIGKGNKELIKYAPDWAFAKLQAWLAFRREQLKEGEQDDAFLFNRIRRGSHITRERITKHAIYYIARQRGEQVGVKIMPHDFRRSFITRVIEEHDLSIAQKLAHHTNIQTTASYDVRDDNERRRAVDRFDL
- a CDS encoding ABC transporter ATP-binding protein, coding for MEGRIQISGLSIVLGEQAQAFEAVKALDCSIEPGQFVCILGPSGCGKSTLLGALAGHLVPSQGTLQMDGQPVIGPSQQRGMVFQQHTLFPWRSVRENVAFGLKMRGVGKAERLAAADEILALVGLEGFAERWPNQLSGGMQQRVEIARVLVNRPRLLLMDEPFGALDALTRMKMQALLLEIWTRIRTTVVFVTHDIDEALFLADRILVMSPRPGRIIEDFPLDFARPRHTELMTTPEFTHLKRHCLELLHHEDGRQLPRLNPLGLPTDHSTPRFAI